In Streptomyces liangshanensis, the DNA window CCGCCAGCACCCACAGCCCGATGACCACCCCGCGGTCGGCGAGCGCGACCAGGACGGCGATCGAGCCCGACAGCAGCGCGCCGACGAACGGGATGTACGCCCCGACGAAGACGAGCGCGCCGAGCCCGAAGGCCCCCGGCACCCGCAGGATCAGCAGCCCGGCGGTGATGCACACGGCGTCGATGAGGGCGATCAGCGTCGTCCCGTGCATGAACCCCGCCACCGCCCGGAACGCGTGCCGCGCCATCGCCTCGACCGCCTCCCCCGTGGACGCCGGGGCCAGCGAGCGGAACGCCCGCGCGATCCGCTCCGCGTCCCGGAGGAAGAAGAAGATCAGGAGCAGCGCCAGCACCGCGGTGGCGATCAGTTCCGCCACCAGGCTGATCCCGTTGACCACCTCGGACGCCGCCGTCGCCCCGTACCGCGACAGCAGTGACTTCGCGTTCGACGCGAGATCGTCGAGCGACGTCCCCGCGAAGCCGAAGTGCTCGGACAGCGTCTTCGCCGCGTCCCGCACCGAGGCCACGATCTGGTCCCCGGTGTCGACGAGCGCGTTGACGACGATGTACCCCGCCCCGCCGACCACCACGACCACACACAGGCACGTCAGGAACGCCGCGATCGACCGGTTCACCTTCAGCCGGACGAGCCACCCGTACACCGGCCCCAGCAGCGCGGTGCCGAGGATCGCCAGCAGCACCGGCGTGACCACCGCCTTGAGCGTCAGCGACAGCCAGATCACCACGGCCCCGACCGCGGCGGCCAGCACGATCACCCCGCACCACGCGGCGAACCGCGAGGCGGCCCGGGGCAGCAGCGGCGGCGTCGAGGGCATCTTCACCCGCCCACCCGACCACGCCGGCCCCCGCTCCGCCGGGCTGACGCGCCCGCCGGTGACCCCTACTGCACGTGCGGGACCGGCACCGTTCCCAGGCGCCCGGCCTGGAAGTCGTCGAACGCCTGCTTCAGCTCCGCCTGGCTGTTCATGACGAACGGCCCGTAGTGCGCCATCGGCTCCCGGATCGGGCGCCCGCCGAGCAGCACGATCTCCAGGTCGGGGGTGTTCGAGTCCTGCGACTCGTCCGCCCGTACGGTCAGCGAACCGCCCGCCCCGAACACCGCCGTCTGCCCGGTGTGGACCGGCCGCCGGTCCGTACCGACCGCGCCGCGCCCCGCCAGGACGTACGCGATCCCGTTGAAGTCCTCGCGCCACGGCAGCGTGATCTCCGCGCCCGGCCGCAACGTCGCGTGGACCATCGTGATCGGCGTGTGCGTGATGCCGGGGCCCTCGTGGCCGTCC includes these proteins:
- a CDS encoding AI-2E family transporter → MPSTPPLLPRAASRFAAWCGVIVLAAAVGAVVIWLSLTLKAVVTPVLLAILGTALLGPVYGWLVRLKVNRSIAAFLTCLCVVVVVGGAGYIVVNALVDTGDQIVASVRDAAKTLSEHFGFAGTSLDDLASNAKSLLSRYGATAASEVVNGISLVAELIATAVLALLLIFFFLRDAERIARAFRSLAPASTGEAVEAMARHAFRAVAGFMHGTTLIALIDAVCITAGLLILRVPGAFGLGALVFVGAYIPFVGALLSGSIAVLVALADRGVVIGLWVLAVLIAVEAVEGHLLQPLIQSRTVQMHPAVILLAITAGAGTAGILGTLLAVPLTAAALGVLSEVRARMPPSDPGDPPAPPSPQSPDGLDGGAPGS